In Flavobacterium sp. WV_118_3, one DNA window encodes the following:
- the hisC gene encoding histidinol-phosphate transaminase: MKTIDLNKLVRSTILKMKPYTSARDEYPTVVEGMIFLDANENPFEKGWNRYPDSKQFAVKQKIGSIKAIAENRITLGNGSDEILDLIFRVFCEPGKDNIISLPPTYGMYSVLADLNDIENREVLLNVDFQPDIPKILAQVDKHTKLLFLCSPNNPTGNLVSEETIVMLLNRFNGIVVVDEAYIDFTTQQSWAKRGIAFENLIVIQTLSKAYGMAGIRLGMAFASPEITALLHKIKPPYNISTLSQEKVLLMDPNIEKEVSLIQKDKETLIKVLLKVSFIEKIYPSDANFILIRVDDADKRYRQLLDNGIVVRNRNQYPLCDNCLRITIGTPDENKTLLEVISKIQKMEL; encoded by the coding sequence ATGAAAACAATTGATCTGAATAAACTGGTCCGAAGTACGATTTTAAAAATGAAACCGTATACCTCGGCCAGAGATGAGTATCCTACGGTTGTCGAAGGAATGATTTTTCTGGATGCTAATGAAAATCCGTTCGAAAAGGGTTGGAACCGCTATCCGGATTCAAAACAATTCGCGGTAAAACAGAAAATCGGAAGTATAAAAGCTATCGCAGAAAATCGGATTACGTTAGGTAACGGAAGTGATGAGATACTGGATTTGATTTTTAGGGTCTTTTGTGAACCGGGAAAGGACAATATAATTAGTTTGCCGCCAACGTATGGGATGTACTCGGTATTAGCTGATTTAAACGATATTGAAAATCGGGAAGTATTGCTAAATGTCGATTTTCAACCGGATATTCCAAAAATTTTAGCACAAGTCGACAAACATACAAAGCTACTTTTCCTTTGTTCACCGAATAATCCAACCGGGAATTTAGTGTCTGAAGAAACTATTGTTATGCTTTTAAACCGTTTTAACGGAATTGTAGTAGTGGATGAAGCCTATATCGATTTTACAACACAGCAAAGCTGGGCTAAAAGAGGAATTGCTTTTGAAAATCTAATTGTGATTCAAACACTTTCCAAAGCCTATGGAATGGCCGGCATCCGATTGGGTATGGCTTTTGCTTCGCCCGAAATTACAGCACTTTTACACAAAATAAAACCACCGTATAATATCAGTACGTTATCACAGGAAAAAGTGCTGCTAATGGATCCGAATATAGAAAAGGAAGTTTCTTTAATTCAAAAGGATAAAGAAACATTAATTAAAGTTTTACTTAAAGTAAGTTTTATTGAAAAAATATATCCGTCGGATGCCAATTTTATATTAATCCGTGTCGACGATGCCGACAAAAGATACCGTCAATTATTGGACAATGGTATCGTAGTTCGGAATAGGAATCAATATCCGTTATGTGACAATTGCTTGCGGATTACAATTGGAACGCCCGACGAAAACAAGACATTACTTGAGGTTATCTCTAAAATTCAAAAAATGGAATTATGA
- the hisD gene encoding histidinol dehydrogenase, giving the protein MKIIKNPTRNTWGELTKRPIQSYEAIEATVKLIFKEVAVKGDAAIYKYTDIFDGVRLENLIVTEAEIQEAVQQVSTDLKAAIQLAKNNIKRFHKKQNTIPISLETMPGILCWMEKKPIQKVGLYIPGGTAPLFSTVLMLAIPAQLAGCSEIVLCSPPDPSGKINPAILYAAHICGVTTIIKSGGIPAIAGMTFGTETIPKVYKIFGPGNQFVTGAKQFATQFGTAIDMPAGPSELLVFADTTANASFVAADLLSQAEHGKDSQVVLVSNSVSLLQKVIREIPRQLAGLPRQEIVKEALRKARFIYIENQIEALDFINEYAPEHFIICASNEAFFIRGIQNAGSVFVGNYSPESAGDYASGTNHTLPTNGFARNYSGITLDSFQKTISFQKLSPEGISAIGKSIEVMATTEGLEAHKNAVTIRLKQLQDENN; this is encoded by the coding sequence ATGAAAATAATTAAAAATCCAACACGAAATACCTGGGGAGAACTAACCAAGCGCCCTATACAAAGTTATGAAGCAATCGAAGCTACTGTAAAACTGATTTTCAAGGAAGTTGCTGTAAAAGGGGATGCCGCTATATATAAATATACGGATATTTTTGATGGTGTCAGACTGGAAAATCTGATAGTTACAGAAGCAGAAATACAGGAAGCTGTACAACAGGTTTCAACCGATCTGAAAGCAGCAATTCAGCTTGCAAAAAATAATATAAAGCGTTTTCACAAAAAACAAAATACAATTCCAATCAGTCTCGAAACCATGCCCGGAATCCTGTGCTGGATGGAAAAAAAACCAATTCAAAAAGTTGGTTTATATATTCCGGGTGGAACGGCTCCGCTATTTTCTACCGTTTTAATGCTGGCTATTCCGGCGCAATTGGCCGGTTGCAGTGAAATTGTGCTTTGTTCTCCACCAGATCCATCGGGAAAAATTAATCCGGCCATTTTATATGCAGCGCATATCTGTGGGGTTACTACGATTATAAAATCCGGAGGGATTCCTGCAATTGCCGGAATGACATTCGGAACGGAAACAATTCCTAAAGTATATAAAATCTTTGGCCCCGGAAATCAGTTTGTAACGGGTGCCAAACAGTTCGCAACGCAATTCGGAACGGCTATAGATATGCCAGCCGGACCATCAGAATTACTCGTTTTTGCCGATACGACTGCAAATGCTTCTTTTGTTGCAGCCGATTTATTAAGTCAGGCAGAACATGGAAAAGACAGTCAGGTGGTTTTGGTTTCCAATAGTGTAAGCTTACTGCAAAAAGTTATCCGGGAAATACCCCGTCAGTTAGCGGGTTTACCCCGACAGGAAATTGTAAAAGAAGCATTACGTAAAGCACGATTTATCTATATTGAAAACCAAATCGAAGCACTCGATTTTATAAATGAATATGCTCCGGAGCATTTTATAATCTGCGCTAGTAATGAGGCTTTTTTTATACGAGGAATTCAGAATGCAGGATCCGTTTTTGTAGGGAATTATTCTCCCGAAAGTGCGGGCGATTATGCTTCCGGAACCAATCATACGTTACCAACCAATGGTTTTGCCCGGAATTATAGCGGAATTACATTGGATAGTTTTCAGAAAACGATCAGTTTTCAAAAGTTATCACCGGAAGGTATTTCGGCTATCGGGAAAAGTATTGAAGTTATGGCTACGACCGAAGGTCTTGAAGCACATAAAAATGCCGTTACCATCCGATTAAAACAATTACAGGATGAAAACAATTGA
- the hisG gene encoding ATP phosphoribosyltransferase — protein MSTLKIALQKSGRLSEDSLSLLKKCGFSIETESGELKASVANFPLEILFLRNSDIPQYLMDGVADLAIIGQNLLAEKEFPIETIMPLGFSKCRVAVAVPKAFSFTSISDLNGLRIATSYPETTRRYFKSQNVRIELHQISGSVEIAPNIDLADAIVDIVSSGNTLAKNNLKEVAVILESEAVLAVSPKIKLNSKIILERFLFRLQSVLRASQSKYLMMNVPNTKIQEISELLPVLKSATVVPLSLEGWSSFQTVINETAFWDVIDKLKASGAQDILVCPIEKIAL, from the coding sequence ATGAGTACATTAAAAATTGCCCTTCAAAAATCGGGCAGACTAAGCGAAGATAGCCTTAGCTTACTAAAAAAATGCGGCTTTTCTATCGAAACTGAAAGCGGTGAGTTAAAAGCCAGTGTCGCAAATTTCCCGCTGGAAATCCTTTTTCTACGGAATTCCGATATTCCGCAATACCTAATGGATGGTGTGGCTGATCTTGCTATTATTGGTCAGAACTTATTAGCTGAAAAAGAATTTCCTATTGAAACGATAATGCCGTTAGGGTTTTCGAAGTGTCGTGTGGCTGTAGCGGTTCCTAAAGCCTTTTCCTTTACATCAATTAGTGATCTTAACGGATTAAGAATTGCGACCTCTTATCCGGAAACAACCAGACGTTATTTTAAATCTCAAAATGTTAGGATCGAATTGCATCAGATTTCGGGTTCTGTCGAAATAGCTCCTAATATTGACCTGGCTGACGCGATCGTAGATATTGTCTCTTCCGGAAATACACTTGCTAAAAACAACCTGAAAGAAGTAGCAGTAATCCTTGAAAGTGAGGCTGTTTTGGCTGTATCTCCAAAAATAAAACTGAATAGTAAAATAATCCTGGAGCGTTTTCTGTTTCGGTTGCAATCCGTTTTAAGAGCTTCTCAATCCAAATATCTTATGATGAATGTTCCGAATACCAAAATACAGGAAATAAGTGAATTATTACCGGTCTTAAAAAGTGCTACTGTTGTTCCGTTAAGTCTCGAAGGATGGAGTAGTTTCCAGACGGTTATTAATGAAACGGCATTTTGGGATGTTATTGATAAACTTAAAGCCAGTGGCGCTCAGGACATACTGGTTTGTCCAATCGAAAAAATTGCATTATGA
- a CDS encoding diacylglycerol kinase family protein, with amino-acid sequence MNNSLSVILMKYIHFIVNPISGKGKHKIAKQDLEQFFPSEDYTLVVEYSEYKKHAITLTRDAVAKKPDIIVACGGDGTIHEVASGLVNTDIALGILPVGSGNGLASNLNIAKDFKKAVALIKNGQPSAIDVGMVNEYYFFSNMGIGIDAKIIQKYESMPTRNLSSYIKASLFAAANYKPHSAIVHCNGKTFETNPMLFFISNSNEMGYNMSLTPKASLQDGWLDLLIVPKLNILEQMYFGALVLLNKTERFKKASHQLIKEVHVEVSGQDMIPMQLDGEYYQFNENKFKISILQESLRVIV; translated from the coding sequence ATGAATAATTCACTATCGGTAATTTTAATGAAATACATCCACTTTATTGTTAACCCTATTTCCGGAAAAGGAAAACACAAGATTGCGAAACAGGATTTAGAACAATTTTTTCCATCGGAAGACTATACGTTAGTCGTTGAATATTCGGAATATAAAAAGCATGCTATTACTCTAACCCGTGATGCAGTGGCTAAAAAACCGGATATAATAGTCGCTTGTGGTGGAGATGGGACAATTCATGAGGTGGCTTCAGGGTTGGTTAATACCGATATCGCACTGGGAATTTTACCGGTAGGGTCGGGTAATGGTCTTGCTTCAAATCTGAATATAGCCAAAGATTTTAAAAAGGCAGTAGCATTAATAAAAAACGGACAACCTTCTGCTATTGATGTCGGAATGGTTAACGAGTACTATTTCTTTAGCAATATGGGAATTGGTATCGATGCCAAAATTATTCAGAAATACGAAAGTATGCCAACACGTAATCTTTCATCTTATATAAAAGCGTCGTTGTTTGCTGCTGCAAATTATAAGCCCCATAGCGCCATTGTGCATTGTAATGGTAAAACTTTCGAAACGAATCCGATGTTGTTTTTTATTTCTAATTCGAACGAAATGGGATACAATATGAGTTTAACACCAAAAGCCAGTCTTCAGGATGGTTGGCTGGACTTATTGATCGTCCCAAAATTGAATATCCTGGAACAAATGTATTTCGGAGCCTTGGTGTTGTTAAACAAAACCGAGCGTTTTAAAAAAGCCAGTCATCAGCTTATAAAAGAAGTTCATGTGGAAGTCTCCGGACAGGATATGATACCGATGCAATTGGATGGTGAATATTATCAATTCAACGAAAATAAGTTTAAAATCAGTATATTACAAGAGTCACTTCGTGTAATAGTATAG
- a CDS encoding sulfatase-like hydrolase/transferase, with the protein MISYLKKLTPFYNLLLFYITASIILRIVLIFHPITQAKFSFFEIVKIFGIGVISDFFVFVIIGSLLWLYLVFLSNSKFYKPWGYLIFGGLVALLAYVSFGNTILNEYGGVLPEIGISFVALKTVLFGALLLLPKYRSKIRLALYSITIFIFVLCILQNTVSEFFFWNEFGVRYNFIAVDYLVYTNTVIGNIMESYPVVPLFTGIGIVAVLVTWFVVKRSRNYLDNLPTFKEKIAITIGYAVLFGLSITAIPALARLEDSQNVFVNELEANGSYRFFLAFKNSELDYFKFYTNVPQDEAFALLRKQIPELGGNTMERQITGKGPETHKNVVLITVESLSAEFMKAYGNEQNITPFLDSLAEQSLFFTNLYATGNRTVRGLEAVTLSLPPTAGESVVKRKDNKNKFSTGHIFQQKGYNVKYMYGGDAYFDNMRDFFGGNNYDIVDKTTFTPEEITFQNIWGVCDEDMFTKAIKVMNDEAKEGKPFFNHIMTVSNHRPFTYPDNKIDIPSDSKQREGGVKYTDYALRKFFEAAQKQPWFNNTVFVIVADHCASSAGKTELPLDKYHIPAMIYAPGFITPGQNNILMSQIDLMPTLMGILNFNYKSKFFGQDVLQSGYHPRALIATYQDLGFIKDNILTILSPVRKVKQFSLELQPVAKGSKAIPLFFEQQPLSGERKELTQETIAYYQIASYYLQQQLYNNN; encoded by the coding sequence ATGATTTCCTATCTTAAAAAGTTAACTCCTTTTTACAATTTATTGTTATTTTACATTACCGCAAGTATTATTTTAAGAATAGTCTTGATTTTCCATCCGATAACACAGGCAAAGTTTAGCTTTTTTGAGATCGTAAAGATATTTGGAATCGGAGTTATTTCAGATTTCTTTGTTTTTGTGATCATAGGATCTCTATTATGGCTTTATCTTGTTTTTCTCTCAAACTCAAAATTTTACAAGCCTTGGGGCTATCTGATTTTTGGTGGATTAGTCGCATTGCTAGCCTATGTTAGCTTTGGAAATACCATTTTAAACGAATACGGAGGTGTACTCCCTGAAATAGGAATTAGCTTTGTCGCATTGAAAACAGTACTGTTTGGAGCACTGTTATTATTACCCAAATATCGCTCTAAAATCCGATTGGCCTTATATTCCATTACGATATTCATTTTTGTCCTTTGTATTCTACAGAATACGGTTAGTGAGTTTTTCTTTTGGAACGAATTTGGTGTACGCTATAATTTCATAGCTGTTGATTATCTGGTTTATACCAACACCGTGATCGGGAACATTATGGAATCCTATCCGGTAGTTCCGCTTTTTACAGGAATCGGAATTGTTGCCGTACTGGTTACCTGGTTTGTGGTAAAAAGATCCCGAAACTATCTGGACAATCTGCCAACCTTTAAAGAAAAAATTGCCATTACTATTGGTTATGCCGTATTATTCGGCCTTTCAATAACCGCAATACCGGCATTGGCACGACTAGAAGATTCTCAGAATGTTTTTGTCAACGAACTGGAAGCCAATGGTAGCTATCGTTTTTTCCTGGCGTTTAAAAACAGTGAACTGGACTACTTTAAATTTTATACGAATGTACCCCAAGATGAGGCATTTGCCTTACTGCGTAAACAAATTCCGGAATTAGGCGGAAATACGATGGAAAGACAGATAACCGGTAAAGGACCTGAAACGCATAAAAATGTTGTGTTAATTACTGTAGAAAGCCTAAGTGCTGAATTTATGAAAGCCTATGGTAACGAACAAAATATTACCCCTTTCCTGGATTCACTGGCAGAACAAAGTCTTTTCTTTACCAATTTATATGCTACCGGAAACCGTACCGTTCGCGGATTGGAAGCCGTAACCTTGTCTTTACCTCCTACAGCCGGTGAAAGTGTTGTAAAACGAAAAGACAACAAAAATAAATTCTCCACAGGTCATATATTCCAGCAAAAAGGATATAATGTGAAATATATGTATGGGGGCGATGCCTATTTTGATAATATGCGGGACTTTTTTGGCGGAAACAACTATGATATTGTCGATAAAACGACATTTACACCTGAAGAAATTACATTCCAAAACATTTGGGGTGTTTGCGATGAAGACATGTTTACAAAGGCAATCAAGGTTATGAACGACGAAGCCAAAGAAGGCAAACCGTTTTTTAACCATATTATGACGGTGAGTAACCACAGACCTTTTACGTATCCTGACAACAAAATTGATATTCCTTCCGATTCAAAACAACGGGAAGGTGGTGTAAAATATACCGATTACGCGCTTCGCAAATTCTTTGAAGCAGCACAAAAACAACCTTGGTTTAACAATACTGTTTTTGTAATTGTAGCCGACCATTGTGCTTCGAGTGCCGGAAAAACAGAACTACCACTTGATAAATACCATATCCCGGCAATGATTTATGCACCAGGTTTTATCACACCGGGTCAGAATAACATATTAATGTCTCAAATTGACTTGATGCCAACCTTAATGGGAATTCTTAACTTTAATTACAAAAGTAAATTCTTTGGACAGGATGTACTTCAAAGCGGCTACCACCCACGTGCTTTGATTGCTACGTATCAGGATCTTGGTTTTATAAAAGACAATATCTTAACCATATTATCACCGGTACGAAAAGTAAAACAGTTTTCCCTTGAATTACAGCCGGTAGCCAAAGGAAGCAAAGCCATACCGTTATTTTTCGAACAACAACCACTTAGCGGAGAACGCAAGGAATTAACACAGGAAACGATTGCCTACTACCAGATAGCATCCTACTACCTCCAACAACAATTGTATAACAACAACTAA
- the hisB gene encoding bifunctional histidinol-phosphatase/imidazoleglycerol-phosphate dehydratase HisB, translated as MKRILFIDRDGTLVKEPNDYKVDSFEKLEFYPEVFRYLGKIASELDFELVMVTNQDGLGTADYPESVFNPIQDFILKSFKNESVVFDAIYIDRSFPEANSPNRKPRTGMLQKYLNNPEYDLKHSYVIGDRYTDVELAKNMGCKAILINEDENLGATELSVNVNELLDTIALKTVDWKAIYDFLKLPQRKALITRKTEETEVTVKLNIDGSGQSSITTGISFFDHMLNQLARHGQLDLEINAIGDLEVDEHHTIEDTAITLGMAFAAALSNKQGIERYGFTLPMDDCLAQVAIDFGGRSWLVWEADFKREYIGQMPTEMFFHFFKSFTDEARVNLNIKAEGNNEHHKIEAIFKAFAKAIKMALKRDPDRMILPSTKEFL; from the coding sequence ATGAAAAGAATACTTTTTATCGATCGCGACGGAACGTTGGTAAAAGAACCCAACGATTATAAGGTGGATTCCTTCGAAAAGCTGGAATTTTACCCGGAAGTGTTCCGTTATTTAGGAAAAATAGCCTCGGAGCTCGATTTCGAATTGGTCATGGTTACCAATCAGGATGGATTAGGGACGGCCGATTATCCCGAATCGGTATTCAATCCGATACAGGATTTTATTCTTAAAAGCTTTAAAAATGAATCCGTTGTCTTTGATGCAATTTATATCGACCGAAGTTTTCCGGAAGCCAATAGTCCCAACCGAAAACCCCGGACCGGAATGTTGCAAAAATATTTGAACAATCCGGAATATGATTTAAAACATTCCTATGTTATCGGCGACCGTTATACAGATGTGGAATTAGCTAAAAATATGGGTTGTAAGGCCATTTTGATCAATGAAGACGAAAACCTGGGCGCTACAGAACTTTCAGTCAACGTAAATGAACTTCTGGATACTATCGCTTTAAAAACAGTTGACTGGAAGGCCATTTATGATTTTTTAAAACTCCCACAACGCAAGGCTCTGATAACCCGCAAAACGGAGGAAACCGAGGTGACAGTAAAATTAAACATTGACGGTTCGGGACAAAGTAGCATTACAACCGGAATTTCTTTTTTTGATCATATGTTAAATCAACTGGCGCGTCATGGACAATTGGATCTGGAAATCAATGCTATTGGCGATCTCGAAGTAGACGAACATCATACTATTGAGGACACAGCAATTACGCTCGGAATGGCTTTTGCTGCAGCTTTGTCAAACAAACAAGGGATTGAGCGCTATGGTTTTACGCTTCCAATGGACGATTGTCTGGCTCAGGTTGCTATTGATTTTGGCGGTCGAAGCTGGTTGGTATGGGAAGCCGATTTTAAAAGGGAATATATCGGGCAAATGCCAACGGAAATGTTTTTCCATTTTTTTAAATCGTTTACCGATGAAGCCAGAGTTAACCTGAATATTAAAGCCGAAGGCAACAACGAACACCATAAAATTGAAGCTATTTTTAAAGCCTTTGCAAAAGCGATTAAAATGGCCTTAAAACGCGACCCGGATAGAATGATTCTACCGTCAACAAAAGAGTTTTTATAA